AGGAGGCGGCGCTGCCCACCACATGCACGCCGGGGTCACGTTCCAGCAGGTCGCGGTTGATGCGGGCCACCCGCGGGTCATCCTCGACCAGCAGCACACGTACCGGCAGCGGAACGGCACTCACCCTTCCGCCTCGCTTGACCGGGAGGCCGGGGGCAGCGGCATGAGCGGCGCCGGGTGCGGGGTGGGCAGGCTGACCTCGAACACGGTGCGCCCCTCCCGCCGGCGGTGCCGGAGTTGCCCGCCCAGCGCCTGCACCCGCGCGAACACCCCGGCCAGTCCGTGGCCCCGGCCCTCGCCCTTGCTGCTCACGCCGCGCCCGTACAGCGTCCCGGCCAGGTCATCCGGAACGCCGGGGCCGCTGTCCTCGACCGACAGCTGCACTCCCTCGGGGTCTTCTCCGATCAGGACCGTGACGCGGCCAGGACGCCCGGCCAGGGCCTCGAAGGCGTTCTCGGTCAGGTTTCCCACCGCCGTGACCAGCGTGTCGGCGTGCCGTTCCCAGGTGGGCGAGAGGCTGCTGCCCTCGGCCACCCCGAACTCGATACCCAGTTCCTGCGCGCGCTCACGTTTGCCCGCGAGCAGGGCCACCAGGCGCGGCACCTGCACGTCGCGCAGCAGTTGCCGGAACTCGGCGTCCGAGCGGATCTCGGCGTTCAGCACCCGCAGGGCCTCCTCGGGACGGTCCAGCTGCAACAGGCCCGAGATGACGTGCAGGCGGTTCTGGTACTCGTGGGTCTGGGCACGCAGCACGTCCACAAACCCGCGCGCGTGGGTCAGTTCCTCGGCCAGGGCCAGCGCCTGCGCGCGGTCGCGGAAGCCCGCCACGAATCCTCCGCCACTGGGGCCGCTGCCGTCCAGCGGTTCCAGGTTCACGAGCACCGGGCCGCCGCGCAGGGTCAGTTCCAGGCTCTGCTGCCGCGCCCCCACGCCGCCGCGAGTCAGGTGCGCGAGTTCGGGCCAGACCTCGGCCAGCGGATACGGCACGGGCCGCTCTCCCAGGTCGGCGGCGGCGCGGTCGCTCACGAGCGTGACCTGCCCGGCGGGGTCCACCGCGATCACCCCCTCACGCAGCGCGGCGAGCACCGCGCGTTGCTGCCGGGCCAGGGCAGCAATCTCCTCGGGTTCCAGATTCAGGATCTCGGCGCGCAGCCGCCGGGCAGCCCACACCGCGCCCAGCGTGCCCAGCGCCAGCGCGAGCAGAAACCACGGCAGCAGCCCGACGAGCGCCTGCCCCACCAGGGACCACACCTGCGGCATCAGGTACCCGGTGCTCACCACGCCGACGACCTCGCCCGCCTGCCACACGGGCACCTTGCCGCGCACGCTGACGCCCAGGCTGCCGCGCGCCACGCTCACGATCTCGCGGCCCGCGAAGGGCTCCACGTTGTCCCCGCCCTCCATGGGCCGCCCCAGCCGCGCGGGCACCGGATGCGCCAGCCGGATGCCCGCGCGGTCTCCCACCACGATGAAGTCAGCTTCCGCCGCTCCGCGCAGCGCATTGATGCGGGCGTTCAGCGCCGGATTGGGCCGGCCCGACGCCGCGCCGCTCACCACCTCCGGCAAGCGGGCCACCAGCCGGCTGGTGGTCAGCGCCCGCTCGCCCAGCCGCGCGCGGGCCTCACCGTACAGCTGCCACGACTGCACCGCCACAAGCAGCGTCGTCATGGCACACAGCACCAGCAGGTGCCAGCGCACCAGTCGGCCCTGCAGACCCGCTCTGGGCCGGCCGGAACGAAAGCGGCGGAAAAGCCTCATAGGAACACCGCCCATTGTAGAACCGCTCCCGCCCCGGCCCGGCCCTTTGCGTGCATTGCGTTCACGGCTGTGCATTGCGCTCACGAAAACAGGCGTGCCAGACGCCTGAACAGGCTTGTTCGGCGGGGAGGCAGGGAGTAGGGTGAACCCCACACACAATCCACACCTGCGCCCCACGGCGCTCTCCCCGGAGGTTTCCACATGAATACCAAAAAATCCGTTCTGACCCTGTGCGCCCTGCTGCTCGCCGCCCCCGCCACCGTGGCCCAGACCACCGCAGCCCAGAACATCAACAACCTGCGCATCATGGCCCCGGCCAGCCCCGGCGGCGGCTGGGACCAGACCAGCCGCGCCATCCAGACCGTGCTGCAGGAACAGGGCATCGTCAAGCCGGTGCAGGTGTTCAACGTGCCCGGCGCGGGCGGCACCATCGGCCTGGCACAGCTGTACAACGCCAAGGGCGACGGCAGCCTGCTGATGACCATGGGTCTGGTGATGGTAGGCGCCATCCAGACCAACAGCTCCAAGGTGGACCTCAGCCGCGTGACCCCGATTGCCCGCCTGACCGGCGAGTACGAGGTCGTGGTGGTGCCCGCCGCCAGCCCCTACAAGTCGGTGGCCGATCTGGTCGCGGCGTGGAAGGCCGATCCCGGCAAGGTGGCCTTTGCCGGCGGCAGCGCGGGCGGCACCGACCACATGCTGGTGGGCCTGATGGCCAAGGCCGCGGGCATAGATCCCAGGAAGATCAACTACGTGCCCTTCAGCGGCGGCGGCGAGACCCTGGCGGCCCTGCTGGGCAACCAGGTGGCGGCGGGTGTGGCCGGCTACGGCGAGTTCGAGGCGCAGATCAAGGCGGGCAAACTGCGTGCCATCGGCATCAGCGCGCCCAAACCGCAGGCCGGTATTCCGGTCCCGACCCTCAAGTCCCAGGGGCTGAACATTGACCTCGCCAACTGGCGCGGCATCGTGGCCGCCCCCGGCATCAGCGCCTCCGAGAAGGCCGCGCTGGTCACCGCCATGGACAGGATGCACGCGAGCAAGCAGTGGAAGGACACCCTGGCAACCCGCAACTGGACCGACCTGTACCTCAGCGGCAGCAAGTTCGACGTGTACCTGAAGCTGGAAGCCGCCCGCACCAAGGAAGTGCTCAAGGACATCGGCCTGGTGAAGTAGGCCGCGCGGCGGCGTGGGGCGGAGCGGGGTTCAGTGACCCCTCCGCCCCACGTGCTATGCCGGGCGGGTCCGTTCGCCCCAGCGCTCCGTTCCCACCTGCCACTTTCCCCATTCCTCTTCCGGCTTCCACCCGCCCCCTTTCCCGTTCAAGGAGTTCGCATGACCCATCCCCCGCCCCCACCCACCCGCCGCGGCATCAGCGTGCCCGACCTGCTGGTCGCGCTGGCGCTGACCGCGCTGGGCCTCGCCCTGCTGCTCGGCACCCGGCAGATTCCCTTCGGCATCAACGCGGTGGTCGGTCCCCGCGTGTTCCCCGTGATCGTCAGCAGCGGTCTGACGGCGCTGGGCGTGCTGCTGACGGTCAGCGTGCTGCGCGGGGGCCGCGCCGAACCCGCCGCCGAGGAGGACACCGATCTGGAGGCCCCAGTCAACCTCGCCGCGCCGGGCATCATCCTGGGCGGTTTCGCGCTGGGCGCGGCGGTACTGACCACGGCGGGCTTCGTGGTCGGCACCGCCATCATGTACTTCAGCGTGGCGTGGGCCTTCGGTGAGCGGAGGGTCGGCCTGATGACCGGGGTGGCGCTGACGGTGGCCCTGGTGACCTACGTGGCCTTCACGCGCGGCCTGGGACTGAGCCTGCCGCCCGGTGTCCTGAAAGGCGTCCTGTAATGGAGGCCCTGACCTCCCTGCTGGCGGGTTTTGAAACCGCGCTGACCCCCATCAACCTGCTGTGGGCGCTGATCGGCGTCACGCTGGGCACGCTGGTGGGCGTGCTGCCCGGCATTGGCCCCGCGCTGACGGTGGCCCTGCTGCTTCCGGTGACGGCCAAGCTGCCCCCGGTGAGCGCTTTTATCATGTTCGCGGGCATCTACTACGGCGGGATGTTCGGGGGCAGCACCACCTCCATCCTGCTGAACACACCCGGCGAATCGGCGAGCATCATCACCGCGCTGGAAGGCAACAAGATGGCGCGCAAGGGCCGCGCCGCCGCCGCGCTGGCGACCGCCGCCATCGGCTCGTTCATCGCGGGCACCATCGGCACGCTGCTGCTGACCTTCGCCGCGCCCGCAATTGCCGAGATCGCCGTGCAGATCACGCCCAGCGCCAAGTTTGCGCTGATCATGCTCGCCTTCGTGACCATCAGCGCGACCTTCGGCGGCAGCCCACTGCGCGGGTTGCTGAGCCTGTTTCTGGGCCTGGGCATCGGTCTGGTCGGCACCGACCTGCAGAGCGGTCAGGCCCGCTTTGCGCTGGGCCGACCGGAACTGCTCGACGGCATCGACTTCATCACCGTGGTGATCGGCCTGTTCGCCATCGGCGAGACGCTGTATGTCGCCAGCCGCCTGCGTAAGGGCAAAAGCGACGTGATCAAGCTGGAAGGCGGCGCCACGATGTCAAAGCAGGACTGGCGCCGTAGCTGGGGGCCGTGGCTGCGCGGCACGGCGCTGGGTTTTCCCTTCGGCGCGATTCCGGCGGGCGGCGCGGAGATTCCAACCTTTCTGAGCTACACGCTGGAAAAGCGGCTCTCAAAGCACCCCGAGGAATTCGGCCAGGGCGCCATCGAGGGTGTCGCCGGGCCGGAAGCCGCCAACAACGCCAGCGCGGCGGGCGTGCTGGTGCCGCTGCTCACGCTGGGCCTGCCCACCAGCGCCACCGCCGCCATCCTGCTTGCGGCCTTCCAGCAGTACGGCCTGCAGCCAGGGCCGCTGCTGTTCCTGACCAACGGCGATCTGGTGTGGGGCCTGATCGCCTCGCTGTACATCGGCAACGTGATGCTGTTGGCCCTGAACCTGCCGCTGGCACCGGTGTGGGCCCGGCTGCTGCTGATTCCGCGCCCCTTTCTGTATGCCGGGATTCTGGTGTTCAGCACGGTGGGCGTGTATTCCTTGAACAACAGCGTCTTTGACCTGGGCCTGCTCGCGCTGTTCGGCGTTATCGGCTACGGCATGCGCCGCTTCGACTTTCCGGTCACGCCCGCGATCATCGGCGTGGTGCTGGGGCCCACCGCCGAGTCGCAGTTCCGCACGGCCCTGCAGCAGAGCAACGGCGACCCTTCCATCTTCGTGCGCCAGCCGCTGACCGCCTTCCTGATGCTGTGCGTGCTCGCCGCGCTCACCGTGCCGCAGATCCTGAAGTGGCGGGCGCGTCGGGCGGCGTAGCACTTTCTACCCCGACCGCAGAACGGCGACTCCTTGCAGAGTCGCCGTTCTTTATGCCCTTTACGCGCGGTGGTGAAGGGAAGCGCCGCTCAGTTGCGGCAGCGGACGTCCTCTCCGAAGTACTTGCTGCTGATCTTGGCGTACGAGCCGTTGTTCAGGGACTTGTCCAGCGCCGAGTTCAGCTCCTTGAGCAGGCTGCTGTTGCCCTTCTTGACGGCCATGGCAATGCGCTCGTTGAACAGCAGCGCGCCCGCCTTGACCTT
This DNA window, taken from Deinococcus aerophilus, encodes the following:
- a CDS encoding ATP-binding protein; this translates as MRLFRRFRSGRPRAGLQGRLVRWHLLVLCAMTTLLVAVQSWQLYGEARARLGERALTTSRLVARLPEVVSGAASGRPNPALNARINALRGAAEADFIVVGDRAGIRLAHPVPARLGRPMEGGDNVEPFAGREIVSVARGSLGVSVRGKVPVWQAGEVVGVVSTGYLMPQVWSLVGQALVGLLPWFLLALALGTLGAVWAARRLRAEILNLEPEEIAALARQQRAVLAALREGVIAVDPAGQVTLVSDRAAADLGERPVPYPLAEVWPELAHLTRGGVGARQQSLELTLRGGPVLVNLEPLDGSGPSGGGFVAGFRDRAQALALAEELTHARGFVDVLRAQTHEYQNRLHVISGLLQLDRPEEALRVLNAEIRSDAEFRQLLRDVQVPRLVALLAGKRERAQELGIEFGVAEGSSLSPTWERHADTLVTAVGNLTENAFEALAGRPGRVTVLIGEDPEGVQLSVEDSGPGVPDDLAGTLYGRGVSSKGEGRGHGLAGVFARVQALGGQLRHRRREGRTVFEVSLPTPHPAPLMPLPPASRSSEAEG
- a CDS encoding Bug family tripartite tricarboxylate transporter substrate binding protein — translated: MNTKKSVLTLCALLLAAPATVAQTTAAQNINNLRIMAPASPGGGWDQTSRAIQTVLQEQGIVKPVQVFNVPGAGGTIGLAQLYNAKGDGSLLMTMGLVMVGAIQTNSSKVDLSRVTPIARLTGEYEVVVVPAASPYKSVADLVAAWKADPGKVAFAGGSAGGTDHMLVGLMAKAAGIDPRKINYVPFSGGGETLAALLGNQVAAGVAGYGEFEAQIKAGKLRAIGISAPKPQAGIPVPTLKSQGLNIDLANWRGIVAAPGISASEKAALVTAMDRMHASKQWKDTLATRNWTDLYLSGSKFDVYLKLEAARTKEVLKDIGLVK
- a CDS encoding tripartite tricarboxylate transporter TctB family protein, translating into MTHPPPPPTRRGISVPDLLVALALTALGLALLLGTRQIPFGINAVVGPRVFPVIVSSGLTALGVLLTVSVLRGGRAEPAAEEDTDLEAPVNLAAPGIILGGFALGAAVLTTAGFVVGTAIMYFSVAWAFGERRVGLMTGVALTVALVTYVAFTRGLGLSLPPGVLKGVL
- a CDS encoding tripartite tricarboxylate transporter permease: MEALTSLLAGFETALTPINLLWALIGVTLGTLVGVLPGIGPALTVALLLPVTAKLPPVSAFIMFAGIYYGGMFGGSTTSILLNTPGESASIITALEGNKMARKGRAAAALATAAIGSFIAGTIGTLLLTFAAPAIAEIAVQITPSAKFALIMLAFVTISATFGGSPLRGLLSLFLGLGIGLVGTDLQSGQARFALGRPELLDGIDFITVVIGLFAIGETLYVASRLRKGKSDVIKLEGGATMSKQDWRRSWGPWLRGTALGFPFGAIPAGGAEIPTFLSYTLEKRLSKHPEEFGQGAIEGVAGPEAANNASAAGVLVPLLTLGLPTSATAAILLAAFQQYGLQPGPLLFLTNGDLVWGLIASLYIGNVMLLALNLPLAPVWARLLLIPRPFLYAGILVFSTVGVYSLNNSVFDLGLLALFGVIGYGMRRFDFPVTPAIIGVVLGPTAESQFRTALQQSNGDPSIFVRQPLTAFLMLCVLAALTVPQILKWRARRAA